The Myxococcales bacterium DNA segment TGTCCACCAGGTATGCCGGTAAACCCGCCACTTTGACGCGCTCCTATCGACCTCGCCCGAGGAATTCCCGGATCGAGTCCATGATGTGTTCTTTGCCCTTTATCTCCGAGGTCACCACGTTTTCGGCCGTCCGAAAGTGCTCCTGCAGGTCCTTGATGAACTGCCCGGAGCCGTAGGGGCTCTCGACCTGGCCGTAGCAGAACTGGTTGACTGCGGGCAACACCTGCTGCCGAAGGATGTTGATGCAAAGGGAGGTATCGTCCACGGACCAGTTATCGCCGTCGGAGAAATGAAATGGATAGATGTTCCATTCGCTTGGCGGATAGTCGTCCTGAATCATCTTCGCGCACAGCTTGTACGCGCTCGAGATCATCGTGCCGCCAGACTCCCGCGTTCGGAAGAAGGTCTCCCGATCCACCTCTTTGGCGCTGGCGTCGTGGATGATGTAACGGGTCTCGAGCCCGTCGTACTGCGAGCGCAGCCACGTGTCGATCCAGAACGACTCGACTCTGACGATCTCCTTCTGCTCGTCGCCCATCGATCCCGACACGTCCATGATGAAGATCATGACCGCGTTTGATTGGGGAAGGGGGATGGTCTTCCAGGATCGGTAGCGCTTGTCCTCACGAATGGGGACGATGAGGGGCCGCCCTGCATCGTAGGTCCCCTGGGCCACTTCGCGCCGCAGGGCTTGCCGGAAGGTGCGCTTGAAGTGCCGCAGCGACTCGGGGCCGGTGCGCCGGATCCCCACGTAGCGGTCCTTCTGCGTGATGATGCGTTCCTTCCCTTTCGGTTCGATCCGGGGCAAACGCAGCTCCTCACCCATGATCTGGGCGAGTTCGTCCATCGACAGCTCGACCTCCAGGACGTGCTCACCCGCTTGATCACCCGCCTTGCCCTGACCCGACTGCCCAGGCTGTCCCTGGTCCAGGGGATCTCCCACGTTACCCTGGCCTTGCCCCACCCCACCTTGGCCACCCTGCCCACCGAAGCGGAAGCGAGGCATCTGGATCTGCGGCAAGGGGATGGAGATGCGGTCCTTCCCCTTGCGACCTATCAGCTCGCCGTTCGAGATGTACTTACGCAGATCCTGCTTGATCTTCCCGCGCACGATGTCGCGGAAGCGCCGATGGTCGGGATCGATGCGCATCGTCATGGGGCAATCCCCCTGTGGTTCGTCAGGTTCAAGTTGGCGTTACGACCCTCGCGCGTCGCCCCGGGCAAAGATACTGGCCACGAAGTTCAGAACGTCGGTAGCGCAGATCTCGCAGTAGCCGTAGTTGCGGATCATGCGGTTCTTCACCACGTCGATCTTCTCCTGCGTGTCACGATCGATGACGGCAGACACCAGGCTCGTAAGCTTGATCGAGTCTTTTTGATCCTCGAAGAGCTTCAGCTCGAGCGCCTTTTGTAGCCGCTCGTTCGTCCGGAAATCGAAGTGCTTACCCTCGATGGCCAAAGCGCCGATGTAGTTCATGATCTCGCGCCGGAACTCGTCCTTGCGCGACTCGGGGATATCGATCTTTTCCTCTATAGAACGCATCAACCGCTCATCGGGCTCTTCGTCCTGCCCGGTTGTACTTGTTTTTGACGCGTTCTTTTTGCGTGTAGGCCTTGATGTTGTCGATGTAGTTGGCGCAGAGCTTGGCAATGGCCTCCTCGTCCGCGCTAATGGCCCTTTGGACCTCGTTCTTGACGATGTCCTCGTACTCCTGCTTCACCATGCCCAGCAGCATCGTGTAGCGTTTTCGTTCTTCCTCGTTGGTGATGAGAGAGTGATGACGTAAGCCGCTCTCCACCTCGTTCATCACCATGAAGGGATTGACGCAGCCTTCACCTTGGTCGCTGACGAGCGCATTCGATATCTTGTCCTGCACATAGCGAGGTGAAATCCCCCCCATACCCTCTCGGCTTGCTTCCTTGCGCAGTTCTTTGATGTTGTCCTGCGTGAAGCCAGGCAGCGACTTTCCGTCGTAGAGCTTCATCTTCTGCACCAGGGTGAGCTGATGCTTCTTTGGATCTTCGAGGCGGGTCAACACGGCCCACATCGAGGCCGTCTCGATCGTATGCGGCGCGATGTGTTTGCCGCGGATCTTCTGCGTGTTGAAGTCCTTTTCGTAGATCCGCTTTTCCTCTGAGAGGCGCGAGATATACGGGATGTCGATCTTCACGGTGCGGTCGCGCAGCGCCTCCATGAACTCGTTGTTGAGCAGCTTCTTGTATTCGGCTTCGTTCGTATGGCCGACGATCACTTCGTCGATGTCCGTCTGGGCGAACTTCTTGGGCTTGATCTTGTGCTCTTGCGAGGCACCCAGGAGGTCGTAGAGGAACGCCACGTCGAGCTTGAGCACCTCGATGAACTCGATGATGCCGCGGTTCGCGATGTTGAACTCACCGTCGAAGTTGAACGCGCGCGGGTCGCTATCGGAGCCGAATTCGGCGATCTTGCGATAGTTGATGTCACCCGTGAGCTCGGTGGAGTCCTGGTTCTTCTCGTCCTTGGGCTGGAAGGTGCCGATACCCACACGGTCTTGCTCGCTGAGGATGAGCCGCCGCACGCGCACGTGCTTGACCACCTGGCTCCAGTCGCCGTCGAAGTGGCGCATGAGCTCGCGGAAGATCAGGCGGCACGCGGGATTGAGATCGCCTTCGACCACAACGCGCCGATCGTCGGGTCCGTTGATGCCCAGTTCGACCAGAGCTTTCTCGCGCCACTCGCGCGGGATCAGCTTGAGCGGCTCTTCGTTCATCGGCGATCGAAAAAGCGCATGCCCACCGCAGACGTGGCGGAGTTCTTCGGGCAGCACCCATTCGTAGGTGTAGAGCGAGCCTTCGGGCGAGCGAGAGTACTCTTCGAGGCCCCGCTTGAGCAGGCGCGCGATGGTACTTTTCGAGCTGCCCACGGGCCCGTGAAGCAAAATCACGCGACGCTCGGTGCCGTAGCCCTGTGCCGCGCTCTTGAACACGTTCACGAGACGCATCAGGGGAATGTCGAGCCCGTAAACGGCGTCGCGCCCGCCGTGCTGCTCATCTTTGAAGAAGTTGTAACGAAGCAGGCGCTTCTTGTTGTCGATGTACTCTTCGGTCCCGAAGGACAGAATCATGTCGTATAGGCGCTGGAAAGCGGTCCGCGTGACGAGCGGGTTCTTGCGAACCACGTCGAGGTACTCGTCGAAGGTCCCCGTCCAGTTCAGCTCCGCGTACTCCTTGCGGTCCTGCAGGCTTGAGATCTTGTGGACCAAGGATTGCTCTGCCATCGGTTCTCCTCTCGGCCTGAGGTGCTCGTGCGAACCGTCGCCCCGTTCCTCGCGCCGCCTGTTGTCAGTGTATCACGCTGGGCGTGATCGTCCTGCCGTTTATTGGTTGAATGCGTCGACCGCGAGCGGCCCCGTCTCGAAAGACCATGAGACGAGAACGCTCGTTCAGCCTGGGCGCAGGGCCACCTACCTCGGCCGCTGCATCCCCAACGACGCCATCCCGCGCCGCCCGCCTAGATATATGGATCGTCTCAGCCAGGGTTCAAGGCTGAGTCGTGGCGCCGAGGGGTTTGCCGCCTCTTTGGAACTTCACCACGGCGGCGTCGTGCTCTGCACGGTTTGCAGAGAACACGTGGGTCCCATCGTTACGGGACACGAAGTAAAGGTAGGGCGAACCGTCCGGCGTCATGACCGCAGC contains these protein-coding regions:
- a CDS encoding DUF444 family protein is translated as MTMRIDPDHRRFRDIVRGKIKQDLRKYISNGELIGRKGKDRISIPLPQIQMPRFRFGGQGGQGGVGQGQGNVGDPLDQGQPGQSGQGKAGDQAGEHVLEVELSMDELAQIMGEELRLPRIEPKGKERIITQKDRYVGIRRTGPESLRHFKRTFRQALRREVAQGTYDAGRPLIVPIREDKRYRSWKTIPLPQSNAVMIFIMDVSGSMGDEQKEIVRVESFWIDTWLRSQYDGLETRYIIHDASAKEVDRETFFRTRESGGTMISSAYKLCAKMIQDDYPPSEWNIYPFHFSDGDNWSVDDTSLCINILRQQVLPAVNQFCYGQVESPYGSGQFIKDLQEHFRTAENVVTSEIKGKEHIMDSIREFLGRGR